A genomic window from Streptomyces sp. WMMC940 includes:
- a CDS encoding glycoside hydrolase family 15 protein — MDEWRPLRRLQGYLPIADHGLVGDGRTCALVGRDGAVSFMCVPRFDSVPLFASLLDHRRGGELLLAPVRVSESRQRYVPGTGVLVTEMRGPEGAVEITDAFPLAPDARLEEDARVDREELLRHVRVTHGRVELRFRLSPRRGDEVGPDGPARVLRGPGRPAVYVRLSRPVSGTDGTITLGPGEDLTVSLTWGDGARHRAGSLDRPAECLDATVRVWRRWAAHVVRDVPRPDLVLRSAITLKLLDHVENGALIAAPTSSLPERIHGTRNWDYRYAWIRDTAYAVFALRRIGLPMEAEGFLNWALTASHESGRPLVLYDLDGHAPPHEVEDAALEGYRGSAPVRWGNAAARQVQHDVYGEILDCAFQWASTGGVLDPGLWRQLERLAEEARTAWNRPDHGIWEVRTHGRPFTYSAAMCQVALDRAARLSHMLRLPGDAEGWNRDAGRLAARILDEAWDEEAGALTEHLGGGGLDASLLALPLRRVVPADHPRMVATTRAVADRLDAGGGLLHRYLPRASPDGIDEPEGAFLLCSFWMADNLAGQGRIEEATELFDRLCSYAGPLGLLPEQLDPSDGSFLGNFPQAISHVGLLATAVVLARTQRGVRPDLSTRAWSPK, encoded by the coding sequence ATGGACGAGTGGCGACCCCTGAGGCGCCTCCAGGGCTACCTGCCGATCGCCGATCACGGACTCGTCGGTGACGGCCGGACCTGCGCCCTGGTCGGCCGGGACGGCGCGGTGAGTTTCATGTGCGTCCCGCGCTTCGACTCGGTCCCCCTCTTCGCCTCCCTGCTCGACCACCGGAGAGGGGGGGAACTGCTGCTCGCGCCCGTGCGGGTGAGCGAGAGCCGCCAGCGGTACGTGCCCGGCACCGGTGTGCTCGTCACGGAGATGCGCGGGCCGGAGGGTGCGGTCGAGATCACCGATGCGTTCCCACTCGCGCCGGATGCGCGCCTGGAGGAGGACGCGCGGGTCGACCGCGAGGAGCTTCTGCGGCATGTGCGCGTGACGCACGGCAGAGTCGAACTCCGGTTCCGTCTCAGCCCTCGCCGGGGCGACGAGGTCGGTCCGGACGGGCCGGCACGGGTGCTCCGCGGTCCGGGCCGACCCGCGGTGTACGTCCGGCTCTCCCGGCCCGTGTCCGGTACGGACGGCACGATCACCCTCGGGCCGGGGGAGGATCTGACCGTCTCCCTGACCTGGGGCGACGGAGCCCGTCACCGCGCCGGAAGTCTCGACCGGCCGGCCGAGTGCCTGGACGCCACCGTGCGGGTCTGGAGGCGGTGGGCCGCTCACGTGGTGCGGGACGTACCCCGCCCCGATCTGGTGCTGCGCTCCGCGATCACCCTCAAGCTGTTGGACCATGTGGAGAACGGGGCGCTCATCGCCGCCCCCACGTCCTCCCTCCCGGAGCGCATCCACGGCACGCGGAACTGGGACTACCGGTACGCCTGGATCCGGGACACCGCCTACGCGGTCTTCGCCCTCCGGCGCATCGGACTGCCCATGGAGGCCGAAGGCTTCCTGAACTGGGCACTGACGGCCTCCCATGAGAGCGGGCGTCCTCTCGTCCTCTACGACCTGGACGGGCATGCCCCGCCCCATGAGGTCGAGGACGCGGCGCTGGAGGGCTATCGCGGATCCGCTCCGGTGCGCTGGGGAAACGCCGCGGCGCGCCAGGTGCAGCACGACGTGTACGGCGAGATCCTCGACTGTGCGTTCCAGTGGGCCTCGACGGGGGGAGTGCTCGACCCCGGTCTGTGGCGACAGCTCGAACGCCTGGCCGAGGAGGCCCGCACCGCGTGGAACCGCCCGGATCACGGCATCTGGGAGGTACGCACGCACGGTCGGCCGTTCACCTACTCGGCCGCCATGTGCCAGGTGGCCCTCGACCGGGCGGCACGCCTGTCCCACATGCTGCGACTGCCCGGTGACGCGGAAGGCTGGAACCGGGATGCCGGGCGTCTCGCAGCCCGGATCCTGGACGAGGCCTGGGACGAGGAGGCGGGAGCCCTCACCGAGCACCTGGGCGGCGGCGGCCTGGACGCCTCCCTGCTCGCCCTTCCGCTCAGACGGGTCGTACCCGCCGACCACCCCCGCATGGTCGCCACCACCCGGGCGGTGGCGGACCGCCTCGACGCGGGTGGCGGCCTGCTCCACCGCTACCTGCCCCGGGCCTCACCGGACGGCATCGACGAACCCGAGGGAGCCTTTCTCCTGTGCAGCTTCTGGATGGCCGACAACCTGGCCGGACAGGGGCGTATCGAGGAGGCGACGGAGCTCTTCGACCGGCTCTGCTCCTACGCCGGCCCCTTGGGACTCCTGCCCGAGCAACTCGACCCCTCCGACGGCTCGTTCCTCGGCAACTTCCCGCAGGCGATCAGCCATGTCGGCCTGCTGGCCACGGCCGTCGTGCTCGCCCGTACCCAGCGCGGGGTACGTCCCGACCTGTCCACGCGTGCGTGGTCCCCCAAGTGA
- the ppdK gene encoding pyruvate, phosphate dikinase produces the protein MTDYVYDFARGGRGMAELLGNKGANLAEMTRLGLPVPRGFTITTEACRVLLSTGEPPPELERQVAEHVSALERAAGKRLGRADDPLLLSVRSGARVSMPGMMETVLDIGLNDYSVLGLAKSSERERFAWDSYRRLVQMFGRTVMGVDDSLFEETLTRIEEQHHVPDDSRLDVCDLIRTVESFKDLIAERSGHEFPQSPAEQLRQAVLAVFASWNGERARLYRRRERIPDDLGTAVTVQTMVFGNLGRDSGSGVAFTRDPATGHKGVYGDYLPSAQGEDVVSGVRNAVPLQELAALDPTSFGRLQEYLARLESHYRDLCDVEFTIERGRLWLLQTRVGKRTARAAFTIASDMVDEGLITHRQALTRVGGEQLTRLMFPRFDAAGTADVVARGVPASPGAAVGAVVFDSAEAVRRADAGEKVVLVRNETTADDLPGMIAAEAVLTTRGGKTSHAAVVARGMGKVCVCGAEDMIVDVRARCLVVDGLTVGEGSVVSVDGSEGSVRLGAVPLVESRVVRYFDSGAPPDAAAQDFVRHVHRLMLQADAARRLEVRANADTPQDAARARRFGAEGIGLCRTEHMFLGDRRRLVEDMILAEGDTERDAALAALLPLQRADFTGILEAMDGLPVTIRLLDPPLHEFLPDRTDLAVRVARRDAVGDPPDEHDSALLAAVSRMQERNPMLGLRGVRLGLVVPGLFAMQVRAIAEAVVERSRAGGTPRAEIMVPLVDTVEELRLVREEAERVLATVCAEKGVDVTCPVGTMIELPRAALTAGRIAREADFFSFGTNDLTQTTWGFSRDDVEAAFFSAYLQKGVFPASPFETVDREGVGRLVRIAVTEGRAARPELEIGVCGEHGGDPASVHFFHEVGLDYVSCSPFRVPIARLEAGRAAVSTGTADG, from the coding sequence ATGACCGACTACGTGTACGACTTCGCCCGGGGTGGCCGCGGCATGGCCGAGCTGCTCGGCAACAAGGGCGCGAATCTCGCGGAGATGACCCGTCTGGGCCTGCCCGTGCCGAGAGGGTTCACCATCACCACCGAGGCCTGCCGGGTCCTCCTGTCGACCGGCGAACCTCCGCCCGAGCTGGAGCGCCAGGTCGCCGAGCACGTGTCCGCGCTGGAACGGGCTGCCGGAAAACGACTCGGTCGGGCGGACGACCCGCTGCTGCTCTCGGTCAGGTCCGGAGCCCGGGTCTCGATGCCCGGAATGATGGAGACCGTCCTCGACATCGGACTCAACGACTACTCGGTGCTCGGGCTGGCCAAGTCGTCCGAGAGGGAACGATTCGCCTGGGACTCCTACCGGCGGCTGGTGCAGATGTTCGGCCGCACGGTGATGGGCGTGGACGACTCGCTCTTCGAGGAGACACTCACGCGCATCGAGGAACAGCACCACGTCCCCGACGACAGCCGGCTGGACGTCTGCGACCTCATCAGGACCGTCGAGTCGTTCAAGGACCTGATCGCCGAGCGGTCGGGCCACGAGTTCCCCCAGTCACCCGCCGAACAGCTGCGGCAGGCCGTCCTGGCCGTGTTCGCCTCCTGGAACGGGGAGCGCGCGAGGCTGTACCGGCGCCGCGAGCGCATCCCGGATGATCTGGGTACCGCGGTGACCGTCCAGACCATGGTCTTCGGCAACCTGGGCCGGGACTCGGGGAGCGGTGTGGCCTTCACCCGGGACCCGGCCACGGGCCACAAGGGGGTGTACGGCGACTACCTTCCGAGCGCCCAGGGCGAGGACGTCGTCTCCGGGGTGCGCAACGCGGTGCCCCTCCAGGAGCTGGCCGCTCTGGATCCGACCTCGTTCGGGCGGCTTCAGGAGTACCTGGCCCGCCTGGAGAGCCACTACCGCGACCTGTGCGACGTCGAGTTCACGATCGAACGGGGCAGGCTCTGGTTGCTCCAGACCCGCGTCGGCAAACGCACCGCCCGGGCGGCCTTCACCATCGCCTCGGACATGGTCGACGAAGGTCTGATCACGCACCGTCAGGCATTGACCCGCGTCGGGGGTGAGCAGCTCACCCGCCTCATGTTCCCGCGCTTCGACGCCGCCGGCACGGCCGACGTGGTCGCCCGGGGCGTTCCCGCCTCCCCGGGAGCGGCCGTGGGAGCGGTCGTCTTCGACTCGGCCGAGGCCGTGCGCAGGGCGGACGCCGGGGAGAAGGTGGTGCTCGTCCGCAACGAGACCACGGCCGACGACCTGCCCGGCATGATCGCCGCCGAAGCCGTACTCACCACTCGCGGAGGCAAGACGAGCCACGCGGCGGTGGTCGCGCGGGGAATGGGGAAGGTGTGCGTCTGCGGGGCGGAGGACATGATCGTGGACGTCCGTGCACGCTGCCTCGTCGTCGACGGCCTGACCGTCGGCGAGGGTTCGGTCGTCTCCGTGGACGGCTCCGAGGGCAGCGTCCGCCTCGGTGCAGTACCTCTGGTCGAGTCCCGGGTCGTGCGGTACTTCGACAGCGGTGCGCCCCCGGACGCTGCCGCGCAGGACTTCGTACGCCATGTGCACCGGCTGATGCTGCAGGCGGACGCGGCACGGCGCCTGGAGGTGAGGGCGAACGCGGACACCCCGCAGGACGCGGCCCGGGCGCGCCGCTTCGGGGCCGAGGGGATCGGGCTCTGCCGCACCGAGCACATGTTCCTGGGGGACCGGCGCCGGCTCGTCGAGGACATGATCCTCGCGGAGGGGGACACGGAACGGGATGCCGCTCTCGCCGCGCTCCTACCCCTGCAGCGTGCGGACTTCACCGGCATTCTGGAGGCGATGGACGGGCTGCCGGTGACCATCCGGCTGCTGGACCCGCCCCTGCACGAGTTCCTGCCCGACCGCACGGATCTGGCCGTCCGCGTCGCCCGGAGGGACGCGGTCGGGGATCCGCCCGATGAGCACGACTCGGCGTTGCTCGCCGCGGTTTCCCGTATGCAGGAGAGGAATCCGATGCTCGGGTTGCGGGGCGTCAGGCTGGGACTGGTCGTTCCCGGGCTGTTCGCCATGCAGGTGCGCGCGATCGCCGAGGCGGTCGTGGAACGGTCGCGGGCAGGCGGGACTCCACGCGCCGAGATCATGGTTCCGCTGGTGGACACGGTGGAGGAGCTGCGCCTGGTCAGGGAGGAGGCCGAACGGGTCCTGGCCACCGTCTGCGCGGAGAAGGGCGTGGACGTCACCTGCCCGGTCGGCACGATGATCGAACTGCCGAGGGCGGCGCTCACCGCGGGCCGGATCGCCCGGGAGGCCGACTTCTTCTCGTTCGGCACGAACGATCTCACCCAGACGACCTGGGGCTTCTCCCGCGACGACGTGGAGGCCGCCTTCTTCTCCGCCTACCTGCAGAAGGGCGTGTTCCCGGCGTCGCCGTTCGAGACCGTCGACCGCGAGGGCGTGGGCCGACTGGTACGGATCGCGGTCACCGAGGGCCGCGCGGCACGCCCCGAGTTGGAGATCGGTGTGTGCGGAGAGCACGGGGGCGATCCGGCATCGGTGCACTTCTTCCACGAGGTGGGACTCGACTACGTTTCCTGCTCGCCGTTCCGCGTACCGATCGCACGTCTGGAAGCCGGGAGGGCGGCCGTTTCGACGGGCACTGCGGACGGCTGA
- a CDS encoding DUF4142 domain-containing protein: MRSNRRAAESTVPRTIAVIVAVCAVIATVLFITRGGDEEASASPTPAGAAAQNGYGQSGDAGYGHSSGAAHGADAQDDAAEDVPSGQGGPQPVTEVDKTFLVKVRQAGLWEIPAGRLAQTNASSEAVKRAGLHLMDGHSKLDQLVREDAKILGVAIPDEATAEQQGWVKQMENARGAEFDRLFANLLRASHGKIFATIGEVRGATQNDLIRRHARQANQTVLDHLEVLEDTGLVDSATFADVEKSVTPK; encoded by the coding sequence ATGCGTTCCAACCGACGCGCCGCCGAATCCACCGTCCCCAGGACCATCGCGGTGATCGTGGCCGTCTGCGCGGTCATCGCCACCGTGCTGTTCATCACGCGGGGAGGTGATGAGGAGGCCTCGGCCTCGCCGACTCCCGCGGGCGCCGCGGCACAGAACGGCTACGGACAGTCCGGCGACGCGGGATACGGGCACTCGTCCGGCGCCGCCCACGGAGCGGACGCGCAGGACGACGCGGCGGAGGACGTCCCGTCCGGGCAGGGCGGGCCCCAGCCGGTGACCGAGGTGGACAAGACGTTCCTGGTCAAGGTGCGGCAGGCCGGCCTGTGGGAGATTCCGGCCGGCCGGCTGGCCCAGACGAACGCTTCCAGCGAGGCGGTCAAGCGCGCCGGCCTGCATCTCATGGACGGCCACAGCAAGCTCGACCAGCTGGTACGTGAGGACGCCAAGATCCTGGGCGTTGCGATTCCCGACGAGGCCACGGCCGAACAGCAGGGCTGGGTCAAGCAGATGGAGAACGCCCGGGGAGCCGAGTTCGACCGCCTGTTCGCGAACCTGCTGCGGGCCTCGCACGGAAAGATCTTCGCCACCATCGGCGAGGTCCGGGGCGCCACCCAGAACGACCTCATCCGCCGACACGCGCGGCAGGCCAACCAGACCGTGCTGGACCACCTCGAGGTCCTGGAGGACACCGGCCTGGTCGACAGTGCGACCTTCGCCGACGTGGAGAAGTCCGTCACCCCCAAGTAG
- a CDS encoding PRC-barrel domain-containing protein produces the protein MSTYLRAREIREKPVVTLAGEDIAQVKDVVFDPVRGTLTCFTLSGRGLLAGPLKRALLWKKVHALGPDAVMVRDGKALEDDDQAAREQIDAPGGGRVIGARMMTEDGTALGTITDVIIETGRAPRVIGCEVDSAAQRGRTVFLPVIKPSSVSEEMMVVPACTADFTAGDVVGLPAAAEGLRGRLEQET, from the coding sequence ATGAGCACGTATCTGCGCGCACGGGAGATCCGCGAGAAGCCGGTGGTCACACTCGCAGGCGAGGACATCGCCCAGGTCAAGGACGTCGTCTTCGACCCGGTGCGGGGCACCCTCACCTGCTTCACACTCAGTGGTCGTGGACTCCTCGCCGGTCCGCTCAAACGCGCGCTGCTGTGGAAGAAGGTTCACGCACTCGGCCCGGACGCGGTGATGGTCCGGGACGGAAAAGCCCTGGAGGACGACGACCAGGCAGCGCGGGAGCAGATCGATGCCCCCGGCGGGGGCCGCGTCATCGGCGCCCGGATGATGACCGAGGACGGCACCGCTCTCGGCACGATCACCGACGTCATCATCGAGACCGGCAGGGCCCCCCGAGTGATCGGGTGCGAAGTCGACTCGGCCGCACAGCGGGGACGGACGGTCTTCCTGCCGGTGATCAAGCCCAGTTCCGTGTCGGAGGAAATGATGGTCGTGCCGGCGTGCACGGCTGACTTCACGGCCGGGGACGTCGTCGGGCTGCCGGCCGCCGCCGAGGGCCTTCGGGGCCGGCTCGAACAGGAGACATGA
- a CDS encoding CBS domain-containing protein, which yields MLSPPVVGRLSVRRTMTFSAPRSVEDVMTKKVVAVAPHARFKDIVAAMGRWSVTAVPVVDDERRVVGVVSEADLLRKEEVRGTDPARADPLHRPDAERAGDVRAEDLMTAPPVTVRAAATLPHAARLMARRHVKRLPVVDAHGVLKGMVSRADLLKVFLRPDDDIAAEVQDLVDRLFADSRPGVRVEVEDGVVTLGGTVGDSGLVPIVGRLAGSVEGVVDVRCEFGNPPPADTADDR from the coding sequence GTGCTGTCACCACCTGTCGTCGGCAGGCTCTCCGTGAGGCGCACCATGACGTTCTCCGCACCGCGCTCCGTCGAAGACGTGATGACGAAGAAAGTCGTCGCGGTCGCTCCTCACGCGCGGTTCAAGGACATCGTGGCCGCCATGGGGCGATGGAGCGTGACCGCCGTCCCGGTCGTCGACGACGAAAGGCGCGTGGTCGGCGTCGTCTCCGAAGCCGACCTGCTCCGGAAGGAGGAGGTCCGCGGTACCGATCCGGCCCGCGCGGACCCACTGCACCGCCCGGACGCCGAAAGGGCCGGGGACGTGAGGGCCGAGGACCTCATGACCGCTCCGCCGGTCACGGTCCGGGCCGCGGCGACCCTGCCCCACGCGGCCCGCCTCATGGCCCGGCGGCATGTGAAGCGCCTGCCCGTCGTGGACGCGCACGGCGTTCTGAAGGGCATGGTCAGCCGGGCGGACCTCCTCAAGGTGTTCCTCCGCCCCGACGACGACATCGCGGCCGAAGTCCAGGATCTCGTCGACCGCCTCTTCGCGGACTCGCGTCCAGGAGTACGGGTCGAAGTGGAGGACGGGGTCGTCACGCTCGGCGGAACGGTCGGCGACAGTGGCCTCGTCCCCATCGTCGGCCGACTGGCCGGGTCCGTGGAGGGGGTCGTCGACGTCCGATGCGAGTTCGGCAATCCGCCGCCCGCGGACACGGCGGACGACCGTTGA
- a CDS encoding helix-turn-helix domain-containing protein, translated as MSSTSAHGSTAGPSPHSRTDMGRRLAARREQLGLTREEVAERSGAAATYVQYLEEQPAAPDTATLQQIAAALETTVAELAGGTVDQPPGLGAALRDAGLAELDEAECRSLMSGHGVGRIGVLTPEGPAVVPVNYVVDGTDIAFRTALGKVPAFAAGSEVAFEVDRIDDAFSRGWSVLAVGTARAVTEEAAVRRLTELAPTSPWAGGHRDLWVELTPSRVTGRRIVAADG; from the coding sequence ATGTCCAGCACGTCCGCGCACGGTTCAACCGCCGGACCGTCGCCGCACTCGCGCACCGACATGGGCCGGCGGCTCGCGGCCCGGCGCGAGCAACTCGGGCTGACCCGGGAGGAGGTGGCCGAGCGCAGTGGGGCGGCCGCCACCTACGTCCAGTACCTGGAGGAGCAGCCCGCGGCACCCGACACGGCCACGCTGCAGCAGATCGCCGCCGCCCTGGAGACGACGGTGGCCGAACTGGCCGGGGGGACGGTCGACCAGCCGCCCGGGCTGGGCGCGGCCCTGCGGGACGCGGGACTGGCCGAGCTCGACGAAGCGGAATGCCGGTCCCTGATGTCCGGCCATGGTGTGGGGCGGATCGGGGTGCTCACGCCGGAAGGGCCGGCGGTGGTACCGGTGAACTACGTGGTCGACGGCACCGACATCGCCTTCCGTACCGCGCTGGGCAAGGTGCCCGCCTTCGCCGCGGGAAGCGAGGTCGCCTTCGAGGTGGACCGCATCGACGACGCCTTCAGCCGGGGGTGGAGCGTCCTGGCCGTCGGAACGGCGCGCGCCGTCACCGAGGAGGCGGCGGTCCGCCGGCTGACGGAACTGGCCCCGACCTCACCCTGGGCCGGCGGGCACCGCGACCTCTGGGTCGAGCTCACGCCGTCCCGCGTCACCGGGCGCAGGATCGTCGCAGCGGACGGCTGA
- a CDS encoding PucR family transcriptional regulator yields MSMDEGPRGSRSAERAAASAPAIARDGAGGGTSAEHQGLLAEILGTRGLTDENIRDLRALGAAEADRGTSLHVVLADFFACAHRVRAGLAGSGREDDPSGTRDGSAVVLGVLGDAAVALSEGYETAHRAAIRREEAGRREFVDDLLEGRTPLGQLAERAERFGLRLVGPHRVAVARARTAFEAGAASTRYVEDGLTTRFGVEHVLITTKDGLLVCVASGTVAQLPELFAAQAGESVTEPCRVAVSRPRTGPSGIVRSYQEARRALDTAAQLGLGSPVVNASDLLVFQVLGRDRAAISDLVLTVLGGLAQARGGPEALLETLTAYFAAGCGNTTTARRMGVGVRTVGYRIARIRELTGYDPTDPDQRYVLQTAVLGARLLGWPESPLQSAD; encoded by the coding sequence ATGTCGATGGATGAGGGGCCCCGCGGCTCCCGTTCCGCGGAGCGAGCCGCCGCCTCGGCACCGGCGATCGCTCGGGACGGCGCCGGCGGCGGCACGTCGGCAGAGCATCAGGGGCTGCTTGCCGAGATACTCGGCACCCGAGGACTGACCGACGAGAACATTCGGGACCTGCGGGCGCTGGGGGCCGCCGAGGCCGACCGCGGCACTTCGCTGCACGTCGTGCTCGCCGACTTCTTCGCCTGTGCCCACCGCGTCCGGGCCGGCCTTGCGGGCTCGGGCCGGGAAGACGATCCGTCCGGTACCCGCGACGGATCAGCAGTGGTCCTCGGTGTGCTCGGCGACGCGGCCGTGGCGCTGAGCGAGGGCTACGAGACCGCACACCGGGCAGCCATCCGCAGGGAGGAGGCCGGTCGGCGCGAGTTCGTCGACGACCTGCTCGAGGGCCGTACGCCGTTGGGGCAGCTGGCCGAGCGGGCCGAGCGGTTCGGTCTCCGTCTGGTCGGGCCGCACAGAGTGGCCGTCGCCCGTGCGCGGACCGCCTTCGAGGCGGGCGCGGCATCGACACGATACGTCGAGGACGGGCTGACCACCCGGTTCGGGGTGGAGCACGTACTGATCACCACCAAGGACGGACTGCTCGTCTGTGTGGCCTCCGGCACCGTGGCGCAGCTGCCCGAGTTGTTCGCCGCTCAGGCCGGGGAATCGGTGACGGAGCCGTGCCGTGTCGCCGTGAGTCGACCGCGGACGGGGCCCAGTGGCATCGTCCGCTCGTACCAGGAGGCGCGCCGAGCCCTGGACACAGCCGCTCAGCTGGGCCTCGGTTCCCCCGTCGTGAACGCCTCCGACCTTCTGGTCTTCCAGGTGCTGGGCCGGGATCGCGCAGCGATCTCCGACCTTGTGCTCACCGTTCTCGGGGGCCTCGCGCAGGCCCGAGGCGGCCCGGAGGCGCTGCTGGAGACCCTCACCGCGTACTTCGCCGCGGGCTGCGGGAACACCACCACGGCGCGACGCATGGGAGTGGGAGTTCGTACCGTCGGCTACCGGATCGCCCGCATCCGTGAGCTCACCGGGTACGACCCGACCGACCCTGATCAGAGGTACGTCCTGCAGACCGCGGTGCTGGGAGCGCGCCTACTGGGCTGGCCGGAGTCACCACTGCAGTCCGCCGACTGA
- a CDS encoding PRC-barrel domain-containing protein: MMLLSNAQGRTVVAVPTAERLGTVAALTLASSPPHVSAVRLKTRGRHDHVMAWSNVHSFGEDALTVRSAEVLRPENELGAEEEAHRSHDPLGKPVLVETGERMGTIEDLDFDERDGRLRALVTSEGEIPGDRLMGVGGYAVIVRRPE, translated from the coding sequence ATGATGCTGCTCAGTAACGCTCAAGGACGTACGGTGGTCGCCGTCCCGACCGCTGAGCGACTCGGGACCGTCGCCGCTCTCACTCTCGCGTCCTCACCGCCGCACGTCTCGGCCGTCCGTCTCAAGACCCGCGGCCGCCACGACCACGTCATGGCCTGGAGCAATGTGCACTCCTTCGGCGAGGACGCCTTGACCGTCCGGTCGGCGGAGGTGCTGAGACCCGAGAACGAACTCGGCGCCGAGGAGGAGGCCCACAGGAGTCACGATCCCCTCGGCAAGCCTGTCCTCGTCGAGACCGGCGAACGCATGGGAACCATCGAGGACCTCGACTTCGACGAGAGGGACGGTCGGCTCCGCGCGCTCGTCACCTCGGAGGGAGAGATCCCGGGTGACCGGCTCATGGGCGTCGGCGGCTACGCCGTCATCGTCCGGCGGCCCGAATGA
- a CDS encoding nitroreductase family deazaflavin-dependent oxidoreductase, which yields MDHSNPPPQRPAPPTGWKRLAARLPVHLFRIGLGPLFGRRLLLLIHTGRLSGASRTVVLEVVDHTRAPRSWTVASGYGPSAQWYRNLRHTPQATIQVGRRYHAVNARFLPPEDGAEVMARYAEGHPRTAARLCGYLGLPADGTAAGYRRAGELIPFVRLECAPACHGPRAATSRRPADDPTAR from the coding sequence GTGGATCATTCGAACCCCCCACCACAGCGGCCTGCTCCGCCGACCGGCTGGAAGCGGCTGGCCGCCCGGCTCCCCGTACACCTGTTCAGGATCGGGCTCGGTCCCCTGTTCGGCCGGAGGCTCCTCCTCCTCATCCACACGGGAAGGCTGAGCGGCGCCTCGCGCACCGTGGTCCTCGAGGTCGTGGACCACACACGGGCACCCCGCTCCTGGACCGTGGCGTCCGGCTACGGCCCTTCGGCGCAGTGGTACCGGAACCTCCGGCACACTCCGCAGGCCACCATCCAGGTAGGCCGGCGCTACCACGCGGTCAACGCCCGGTTCCTGCCCCCGGAGGACGGTGCCGAGGTCATGGCGCGCTACGCCGAGGGCCACCCCCGTACGGCCGCCCGGCTGTGCGGGTATCTGGGACTCCCCGCGGACGGGACGGCGGCCGGGTACCGCCGCGCGGGGGAGCTGATCCCGTTCGTCCGGCTGGAGTGCGCCCCCGCCTGCCACGGCCCACGAGCCGCGACGAGCCGGAGGCCGGCGGACGACCCGACTGCCCGGTGA
- a CDS encoding DUF2180 family protein, which produces MNCYDCHSGGRTTPAVAVCHACGVALCGRHMYLETQEVHRDAGLGKTTGDVPARSVMCSVCRLAEQSVWPTPAPARQRVT; this is translated from the coding sequence ATGAACTGCTACGACTGCCACTCCGGAGGGCGCACCACGCCGGCCGTCGCCGTGTGCCACGCGTGCGGTGTGGCCCTGTGCGGGCGGCACATGTACCTCGAGACACAGGAAGTGCACAGGGACGCGGGGCTCGGGAAGACGACGGGAGACGTCCCGGCACGCTCCGTGATGTGCTCCGTGTGCCGGCTTGCCGAGCAGAGCGTGTGGCCCACGCCGGCTCCGGCACGCCAGCGCGTGACCTGA
- a CDS encoding ribonuclease BN, which yields MGGPGERGGELELMNRSLGFAAMGFLTLVPLMIVLAAADPAQAAGIAHWLSRALSASTAAQPEIQQLFAPPRRVLRSTTSFSLAALALFGVTFAAAVQTGYEKAWRLEPARGGTSYAGVLARHVLWLCLVVAYVLVFTNTPLRRQEVSTTPLGTAGAVLVTLVLLWASQKVLLGSRVGWGALLPGALATTVGLLGLRLFSRLVFSPLIVTSAVAYGTVGTMLVVQSWFVGVGFVLYGGALAGRILHEEARPRPRRRRRG from the coding sequence ATGGGCGGGCCGGGGGAGCGGGGCGGCGAGCTGGAGCTGATGAACCGCTCCCTCGGATTCGCCGCGATGGGCTTCCTCACCCTGGTGCCGCTGATGATCGTGCTCGCGGCGGCAGACCCGGCTCAGGCAGCCGGTATCGCGCACTGGCTCAGCAGGGCCCTGAGCGCGTCGACGGCGGCCCAGCCCGAGATCCAGCAGCTGTTCGCCCCTCCGCGGCGCGTCCTGCGGTCGACGACGAGCTTCAGCCTGGCCGCTCTCGCGCTGTTCGGCGTCACGTTCGCGGCGGCGGTGCAGACCGGCTACGAAAAGGCGTGGCGGCTGGAACCGGCCCGAGGGGGCACCTCGTACGCAGGCGTGCTGGCACGACACGTACTGTGGCTGTGCCTGGTCGTGGCGTACGTGCTGGTGTTCACCAACACGCCTCTGCGGAGGCAGGAGGTCAGCACGACGCCGCTGGGGACGGCGGGCGCCGTGCTGGTCACGCTCGTGCTCCTGTGGGCCTCGCAGAAAGTCCTGCTCGGCAGTCGGGTCGGTTGGGGAGCCCTCCTGCCGGGCGCCCTCGCAACCACCGTGGGCCTGCTCGGCCTTCGTCTCTTCTCCCGCCTGGTGTTCTCCCCGCTGATCGTGACGAGCGCCGTCGCATACGGCACCGTCGGGACGATGTTGGTCGTCCAATCCTGGTTCGTCGGGGTGGGCTTCGTCCTCTACGGAGGAGCGCTCGCGGGGAGGATCCTCCACGAGGAGGCACGGCCGAGGCCGCGGCGGCGTCGGCGCGGCTGA